Sequence from the Bacillus sp. (in: firmicutes) genome:
GTGTGTCAAAATTACGGCCAACGAGTACAGAATTCAGTATTTGAATGTATTGTAGATGCTACACAGTTCACAACGTTAAAATATGAACTTGCTGAAGTTATTAATCATGAGCAAGATAGTCTTAGGTTTTATCAATTCGGTAACAATTATAAAACAAAAGTGGAGCATATTGGTATAAAAGAAGCAATTGATTTAGAGGGACCTTTGATTTTTTAGTGCGGATGTAGAGTGCACATAGAATTCTATGTACATTCGCACCATATTTTTAGCTTACTTTTGATTAATTTAAGTTATTTTGTTAAATGTTCTTTAATTATTAAAGAAAATAGTGAGGTTTAGAACAAAATAATACATTTTTATGCTACTGTTGCTCCAAATTCGCTGTCGCATCCTTCGCGGATGCGTGGATTGAAATCTGTATGCCTTTTTCTTGTTTCGCTAAAAATTTGTCGCATCCTTCGCGGATGCGTGGATTGAAATACGTTTAGGAATCATTTGCAACAACTCTTTCGTAGTCGCATCCTTCGCGGATGCGTGGATTGAAATTGAAATAGCTCCACCTGTTGCATCAATAACAGGAGTCGCATCCTTCGCGGATGCGTGGATTGAAATACATAGGCCTAAAACGTAAATCCAGTGATATTCTGTCGCATCCTTCGCGGATGCGTGGATTGAAATATTTGTCAAAAAGCGTTAGTTTTTATATTACTGAGTCGCATCCTTCGCGGATGCGTGGATTGAAATTG
This genomic interval carries:
- the cas2 gene encoding CRISPR-associated endonuclease Cas2, producing MLVLITYDVSTVNSAGQKRLRKVAKVCQNYGQRVQNSVFECIVDATQFTTLKYELAEVINHEQDSLRFYQFGNNYKTKVEHIGIKEAIDLEGPLIF